The following coding sequences are from one bacterium SCSIO 12741 window:
- a CDS encoding hotdog fold thioesterase, protein MYTNDPFSQWLGIERVSDEYGANTLRMTVKHDMLNGFDILHGGIAFALADSALAFAANSHGQQCLSVENSIHYHRSCKEGDVLIARATEENRSNRIATYRVVVSLESGEKVATFQGTVYRSKRLWSEHGVKQNEKNEK, encoded by the coding sequence ATGTATACCAACGACCCATTTTCGCAGTGGTTGGGAATAGAACGGGTTTCGGATGAGTATGGTGCTAATACTCTACGAATGACCGTTAAACACGATATGCTTAACGGTTTTGACATCTTGCATGGAGGTATTGCCTTTGCCTTGGCGGATAGTGCATTGGCCTTTGCGGCTAATTCGCATGGTCAGCAATGTTTGTCTGTTGAAAACTCCATTCACTATCACCGATCGTGTAAGGAAGGAGACGTTTTGATAGCTCGGGCAACTGAGGAAAATAGGTCAAACCGAATAGCGACTTATCGAGTGGTAGTATCTCTCGAATCTGGAGAAAAAGTAGCCACCTTTCAAGGAACAGTATACCGAAGCAAGAGGTTGTGGAGTGAACACGGTGTTAAACAGAACGAGAAGAACGAAAAATAA
- the pcaF gene encoding 3-oxoadipyl-CoA thiolase, with protein MKEAFIVDAIRTPIGNFGGSLAPVRTDDLAALVLRELMNRNESVDPAAIEDVVMGCANQAGEDNRNVARMALLLAGLPWSVPGETVNRLCASGMSAIVHGARALRGGDGELFIAGGVENMTRGPWVISKVSKPFGRDAEMHDSSFGWRFVNPKMKELYGTDGMGQTAENLAEMYQISREDQDKFALWSQQKATRAQENGRLAEEIISVSIPRRKQDPLIFANDEFIKPKSSMEILGKLRPAFKKEGSVTAGNASGLNDGAAAMLMATEEGLKNHNLTPLARVVSWAVVGVEPRIMGIGPVGASQKALKKAGLTLNDMDVIELNEAFAAQSLAVTRKLGLADDDPRINPNGGAIAIGHPLGMSGTRITHTAALELHKQNKRYALCTMCIGVGQGYAVVIEKV; from the coding sequence ATGAAAGAAGCCTTTATTGTTGATGCCATTCGTACACCGATTGGAAATTTTGGGGGAAGTTTAGCCCCGGTAAGAACAGATGATCTCGCTGCTTTGGTGCTGAGAGAATTGATGAACCGAAACGAGTCTGTGGACCCAGCCGCTATCGAAGATGTGGTTATGGGCTGTGCCAATCAGGCTGGAGAAGACAATAGAAACGTGGCTCGTATGGCCTTGTTGCTTGCTGGTTTGCCTTGGAGTGTGCCAGGGGAAACGGTAAACCGCTTGTGTGCCAGTGGTATGTCTGCCATTGTTCATGGTGCCCGTGCATTGAGAGGTGGTGATGGCGAATTGTTCATCGCCGGTGGTGTAGAGAACATGACCCGTGGCCCATGGGTGATTTCAAAAGTTTCTAAGCCTTTTGGCCGTGATGCGGAAATGCATGACTCTTCATTTGGTTGGCGTTTTGTCAATCCTAAGATGAAGGAATTGTATGGAACTGATGGAATGGGGCAAACGGCCGAGAATCTGGCGGAGATGTACCAAATTTCCCGTGAAGATCAAGACAAATTTGCCCTTTGGTCTCAGCAGAAAGCTACTCGTGCTCAGGAAAACGGTCGATTGGCTGAAGAGATTATTTCAGTATCCATTCCTAGAAGAAAACAAGATCCACTCATTTTCGCTAACGACGAGTTTATCAAGCCTAAATCAAGCATGGAGATTTTAGGTAAACTGCGTCCTGCGTTTAAAAAGGAAGGTTCCGTTACAGCTGGTAACGCTTCCGGATTGAATGACGGTGCTGCGGCTATGTTGATGGCTACTGAAGAAGGTTTAAAGAATCATAACCTCACTCCATTGGCACGTGTGGTTAGCTGGGCTGTTGTTGGTGTAGAGCCTCGTATTATGGGAATTGGCCCGGTAGGAGCATCCCAAAAGGCTTTGAAAAAGGCAGGATTAACGCTCAACGATATGGATGTGATTGAATTGAATGAAGCATTCGCTGCTCAGTCCTTAGCCGTTACCCGCAAACTTGGTTTGGCAGATGATGATCCGAGAATCAATCCAAATGGTGGTGCCATTGCCATTGGTCACCCACTTGGAATGTCTGGAACTCGAATTACCCATACAGCAGCATTGGAATTGCACAAGCAAAATAAACGCTACGCTCTTTGTACTATGTGTATTGGAGTGGGGCAGGGTTATGCCGTGGTTATCGAGAAGGTATAA
- a CDS encoding DUF2807 domain-containing protein → MKTLMLATISLSLLLLTNTSCSKNHWKCVDGQGELVKQERVVSDFTGIKLKMSGDVIVTVDPNAKTPKVEVEAQANIQEHIDLDVNSNTLVIDNGECIRNHKRITVHITTDDLSEVRVSGSGNVVINNTLETNSFHASISGSGDIRGQIVSQDASASIAGSGDINLSGTTKNLEVSIAGSGEFYGRALEAANADMSISGSGDINCHVSENLEVSISGSGSVNYLGSPSIETSIAGSGKVKKLN, encoded by the coding sequence ATGAAAACACTCATGCTAGCAACGATCAGTTTAAGCTTACTTCTGCTAACCAATACCTCTTGCAGTAAAAACCACTGGAAATGCGTGGATGGCCAGGGAGAACTGGTTAAACAAGAACGTGTAGTTTCCGATTTTACCGGAATCAAACTCAAAATGTCGGGTGACGTTATCGTAACAGTCGACCCCAATGCTAAAACCCCAAAAGTGGAGGTAGAAGCCCAAGCCAATATTCAAGAGCACATCGATCTGGATGTTAACAGCAATACCCTGGTCATTGATAACGGCGAATGCATCAGAAATCATAAACGAATTACCGTACATATCACCACTGACGATCTATCCGAAGTTCGGGTAAGTGGTTCGGGCAATGTAGTGATCAACAATACCCTGGAAACGAATTCCTTTCATGCCTCCATCAGTGGATCAGGAGATATTCGTGGTCAAATTGTAAGCCAGGATGCTTCAGCGAGTATTGCAGGATCGGGTGATATTAATCTTAGTGGAACCACCAAAAACCTCGAGGTAAGCATTGCCGGGTCGGGTGAGTTTTATGGAAGAGCTTTGGAAGCTGCAAATGCCGACATGAGCATTTCCGGATCAGGAGATATCAATTGCCACGTGAGCGAGAATCTCGAAGTGAGTATTAGCGGAAGTGGTAGCGTAAACTACTTAGGTTCTCCTTCAATAGAGACGTCAATTGCAGGTTCAGGTAAAGTGAAGAAGCTGAACTAA